A single Calidifontibacter indicus DNA region contains:
- the yajC gene encoding preprotein translocase subunit YajC: MHALVTATNSGQSSSGMILLLLPLALLAVMFWFSRRRQKQFQQAQREITVGDEVTTTSGLFGRLVAMDDEVATLEVANGVQLRFDRRAIVPRRLVETPDSSAAAPESTDEKA; this comes from the coding sequence ATGCACGCACTCGTGACCGCGACCAACAGCGGGCAGAGCTCGTCCGGCATGATCCTGTTGCTGCTGCCGCTCGCCCTGCTGGCAGTGATGTTCTGGTTCAGCCGTCGGCGGCAGAAGCAGTTCCAGCAGGCCCAGCGCGAGATCACCGTCGGCGACGAGGTGACCACCACCTCCGGCCTGTTCGGTCGTCTCGTCGCGATGGACGACGAGGTCGCCACGCTCGAGGTGGCGAACGGTGTGCAGTTGCGCTTCGACCGCCGCGCGATCGTGCCGCGCCGCCTGGTCGAGACTCCCGACTCGTCCGCCGCGGCGCCCGAATCCACCGACGAGAAGGCCTGA
- the pdxT gene encoding pyridoxal 5'-phosphate synthase glutaminase subunit PdxT has product MQQVRRQPRIGVLAVQGDVREHLRSLAAAGADAIAVRRPAEVAEIDALVLPGGESTTIDKLLRIFELRDPIRERIAAGMPAYGSCAGMVLLADSILDGTHDQQTLGGMRITVRRNAFGRQVDSFECDLPMPAVGEEPVHAVFIRAPWVEEVGDAVEVLARVPEGHGLASGHPVAVRQGNLLATSFHPEVTGDERVHAYFVEMVQAALATGSAA; this is encoded by the coding sequence ATGCAGCAGGTTAGGCGGCAGCCGCGCATCGGCGTCCTCGCCGTTCAGGGAGACGTGCGCGAGCACCTGCGCAGCCTGGCCGCCGCGGGAGCCGACGCGATCGCCGTACGGCGGCCCGCCGAGGTGGCCGAGATCGACGCACTCGTGCTGCCGGGCGGCGAGTCGACCACCATCGACAAGTTGCTGCGCATCTTCGAACTGCGCGACCCGATCCGAGAGCGGATCGCCGCCGGGATGCCCGCGTACGGCTCGTGCGCGGGGATGGTCCTGCTCGCCGACAGCATCCTTGACGGCACGCACGATCAGCAGACCTTGGGTGGCATGCGGATCACGGTGCGGCGCAACGCTTTCGGACGTCAGGTCGACTCCTTCGAGTGCGACCTGCCGATGCCGGCGGTGGGGGAGGAGCCGGTGCACGCGGTCTTCATTCGTGCTCCGTGGGTGGAGGAGGTCGGCGACGCGGTCGAGGTGCTCGCGCGGGTGCCCGAAGGCCACGGGCTCGCCTCCGGACACCCGGTCGCGGTGCGACAGGGCAACCTGTTGGCCACCTCCTTCCACCCGGAGGTCACCGGCGACGAACGGGTGCACGCCTACTTCGTCGAGATGGTGCAAGCCGCCCTCGCGACCGGGTCGGCGGCGTAG
- the secD gene encoding protein translocase subunit SecD, with protein sequence MATRARRAPAAKPKRTLFLLLLIIAALFGGIAATTAWGNPKGQWTPKLGLDLEGGRQVVLEPVLGAGQQVNAGQVNQAVNIIRQRVDGTGVAEAEVSTLGDRSIVVSIPGNPSKAILDSLAQSSKLTIRAVIAASQPLVDAPTTSASPSATSSGAATSSSTSSPASSPATSTSAPAANSSASATPSSSASSSASATASATTSANAPFPEAYAAATTTPAAPSASTSTSASTSVPASTNAPAATTSVQPTLPGGAAASTSSATTAEPVQPTLPGAATAGIPESPSDTQWATKPVADIWVRNGLAKKGTTYQQLLAQISCHNTDPKKGPTAAKWREISAQAPENQPTVACSKEGDATYLMGPVEVDGSTITNASFGQRTNANGVATGEIAVNLEFNSKGAKAFGEMTRRIAALQGDQNKSAINVDGVVISDPSTNGPILDGRAEISGGFTSASAKTLADQLKFGALPFSFKELTSDQISPQLGTEQLQKGLLAGLIGLLLVVLYSLFQYRALGLVTVASLVVAGSITYGAVTFLGYANNFRLTMAGITGLIVSIGITADSFIVYFERVRDEVRSGRPLRAAVETGWARARRTIIISDAVNFLAAAVLYVLSESSVKAFAFTLGVTTLIDLMVVMMFTHPTLSLLARTKFFGNGHKWSGFDPERLGAAGVTYAGRGRVTIADRKAAAAEGAL encoded by the coding sequence GTGGCAACACGTGCCCGACGCGCGCCGGCTGCCAAGCCCAAGCGCACGCTTTTCCTGCTCCTGCTGATCATCGCCGCGCTGTTCGGCGGGATCGCGGCCACCACCGCGTGGGGCAACCCGAAGGGTCAGTGGACCCCGAAGCTCGGCCTCGACCTCGAGGGCGGCCGTCAGGTCGTGCTCGAGCCGGTGCTCGGCGCCGGCCAGCAGGTCAACGCCGGCCAGGTCAACCAGGCCGTCAACATCATCCGCCAGCGGGTCGACGGCACCGGTGTGGCCGAGGCCGAGGTGAGCACCCTCGGTGACCGCAGCATCGTCGTCTCGATCCCGGGCAACCCCTCGAAGGCGATCCTCGACTCGCTCGCGCAGTCCTCGAAGCTGACGATCCGCGCCGTCATCGCCGCGTCGCAGCCGCTGGTCGACGCACCCACGACGTCCGCTTCGCCGAGCGCGACCAGCTCGGGTGCCGCCACGTCCAGCTCGACGTCCAGCCCGGCCTCGAGCCCGGCCACCAGCACCTCGGCGCCGGCCGCGAACTCGTCCGCCTCCGCCACCCCTTCTTCGTCTGCGTCGTCCTCTGCGTCTGCGACTGCCTCGGCGACCACCTCGGCGAACGCTCCGTTCCCGGAGGCCTACGCCGCGGCCACGACCACCCCGGCGGCACCGTCCGCGTCGACCTCGACCTCGGCGTCCACCAGCGTACCGGCGTCCACCAACGCCCCGGCCGCGACCACCTCGGTGCAGCCGACCCTGCCGGGCGGCGCGGCCGCCAGCACCTCCTCGGCAACCACCGCCGAGCCGGTGCAGCCGACCCTGCCCGGTGCCGCCACCGCCGGCATCCCCGAGAGCCCCAGCGACACGCAGTGGGCCACCAAGCCGGTCGCCGACATCTGGGTGCGCAACGGCCTCGCCAAGAAGGGCACGACCTACCAGCAACTGCTCGCACAGATCAGCTGCCACAACACCGACCCGAAGAAGGGCCCGACGGCCGCCAAGTGGCGTGAGATCTCCGCGCAGGCGCCGGAGAACCAGCCGACCGTGGCCTGCTCCAAGGAAGGTGACGCCACCTACCTGATGGGCCCGGTCGAGGTCGACGGCTCGACGATCACCAACGCGTCCTTCGGCCAGCGCACCAACGCCAACGGCGTCGCCACCGGCGAGATCGCGGTCAACCTGGAGTTCAACAGCAAGGGCGCCAAGGCCTTCGGCGAGATGACCCGCCGCATCGCCGCACTGCAGGGTGACCAGAACAAGTCCGCGATCAACGTCGACGGTGTCGTCATCTCCGACCCGAGCACCAACGGCCCGATCCTCGACGGTCGCGCCGAGATCAGCGGCGGCTTCACCTCGGCCAGCGCCAAGACCCTCGCCGACCAGTTGAAGTTCGGTGCGCTGCCGTTCAGCTTCAAGGAGCTGACTTCCGACCAGATCAGCCCGCAGCTGGGCACCGAGCAGCTGCAGAAGGGCCTGCTCGCCGGCCTCATCGGTCTGCTGCTGGTGGTTCTCTACTCGCTGTTCCAGTACCGCGCGCTCGGTCTGGTGACCGTGGCCTCGCTGGTCGTCGCGGGCTCGATCACCTACGGCGCCGTCACCTTCCTCGGCTACGCCAACAACTTCCGGCTCACGATGGCCGGCATCACCGGTCTGATCGTGTCGATCGGTATCACCGCCGACTCGTTCATCGTCTACTTCGAACGAGTGCGCGACGAGGTGAGATCGGGACGCCCGTTGCGGGCCGCGGTCGAGACCGGCTGGGCCCGGGCGCGCCGCACGATCATCATTTCGGACGCGGTGAACTTCCTCGCCGCCGCGGTGCTGTACGTGCTGTCCGAGTCGAGCGTGAAGGCCTTCGCGTTCACCCTCGGTGTCACCACCCTGATCGACCTCATGGTCGTGATGATGTTCACCCACCCGACACTGTCGCTGCTGGCCCGCACGAAGTTCTTCGGCAACGGTCACAAGTGGTCCGGTTTCGACCCGGAGCGCCTCGGCGCCGCCGGCGTGACCTACGCCGGACGTGGCCGAGTGACGATCGCCGATCGCAAGGCCGCTGCGGCCGAAGGGGCGCTGTAA
- a CDS encoding GNAT family N-acetyltransferase: protein MSLLAAQQPHSLYPLMWPLPYPPERFVQRESERQAWVAEVDGTLAGHVSHTVVPDDATGAIWSAGTGLPIDRLGCLSVLFVGPQTTSTGVGGRLLDTAVAEIRGAGLRPVLDVTRTASYAASVYRHRGWRHIGDGRPDWLPDGEPDVEFFELPDDVGITHRTGTVVAGHGVASGRSPSSPYPAGAVALQTPHFADRGFHLDGLRPATVNLDLGEPVSVQRPTVTLVEVDWTDLHGPETFSFVRCAVERDGHTLHGYVYWPHPETKPTNFQPNSVIELLLPDIPGLSYGDRLTVALPARSTG from the coding sequence GTGTCCCTGCTCGCCGCGCAGCAGCCACACTCGCTCTACCCGTTGATGTGGCCGTTGCCCTACCCGCCCGAGCGGTTCGTGCAGCGGGAGTCGGAGCGGCAGGCGTGGGTCGCGGAGGTCGACGGCACGCTTGCCGGCCACGTGAGCCACACCGTCGTGCCCGACGACGCCACCGGAGCGATCTGGTCGGCGGGCACGGGCCTGCCGATCGACCGACTCGGTTGTCTCTCAGTGCTTTTCGTGGGGCCACAGACCACCTCGACCGGCGTCGGCGGCCGGCTGCTCGACACCGCGGTCGCCGAGATCCGTGGCGCCGGGCTGCGGCCGGTGCTCGACGTCACCCGGACGGCCTCGTACGCCGCGTCGGTCTACCGGCACCGCGGCTGGCGGCACATCGGCGACGGGCGTCCGGACTGGCTGCCCGACGGTGAGCCCGACGTGGAGTTTTTCGAGTTGCCCGACGACGTCGGCATCACCCACCGCACCGGCACGGTCGTCGCCGGCCACGGTGTCGCCTCGGGCCGGTCGCCGTCCAGCCCGTACCCGGCCGGCGCCGTGGCGCTGCAGACACCCCACTTCGCCGACCGCGGGTTCCACCTCGACGGGCTGCGGCCCGCCACCGTCAATCTCGACCTGGGCGAACCGGTGTCGGTGCAGCGACCGACAGTCACCCTGGTCGAGGTCGACTGGACCGACCTGCACGGCCCCGAGACTTTCTCGTTCGTACGCTGTGCCGTCGAGCGCGACGGGCACACCCTGCACGGTTACGTCTACTGGCCGCATCCGGAGACCAAACCGACCAATTTCCAACCGAATTCGGTCATCGAGTTGTTGCTGCCCGACATCCCCGGGTTGTCTTACGGCGACCGGCTCACGGTCGCGCTGCCGGCCCGCAGCACCGGCTGA
- the ruvC gene encoding crossover junction endodeoxyribonuclease RuvC — translation MLRNFAEAHCRAYDLIHEIQPEAKVGFAHHMRVFEPLDRRNPMHHVFTKLSSYLFQDAIADAMLLGRFGKVLGQPDTVEAGRRYFDYLGINYYSRTAVSKLDDGTFPGAPINDLGWEIYPDGLVQCVRELSAKYGGPVWITENGTCDNTDPEAFRCRFLAEQLQAMSTANLPVERYYHWCFVDNWEWNEGDEPHFGIVAMDRDTGDRTVKPSGRLYADIIARRGLTRAAYEEYVAPSSTRCSTARLREPAHPLGLSFLRAEHVCEERRVRVLGVDPGLTRCGIGVVEGGIGQPVRLVAVGVIRTPVADDPAERLLTLQTEIDQWMSDHRPDVVAVERVFAKANIKGIMGTAQASAVPMLAAARDGLPLVMYTPTEVKASVTGNGRAEKAQVISMVTRILRLEVAPKPADAADALALAICHVWRGGAQDRIANAAAAQARPTQSPSTRRAEQPARSVSRYAR, via the coding sequence GTGCTGCGCAACTTCGCCGAGGCCCACTGCCGCGCCTACGACCTCATCCACGAGATCCAGCCGGAGGCGAAGGTCGGCTTCGCCCACCACATGCGGGTGTTCGAGCCGCTCGACCGGCGCAACCCGATGCACCACGTGTTCACCAAGCTGTCGAGCTACCTGTTCCAGGACGCGATCGCCGACGCGATGCTGCTCGGCCGGTTCGGCAAGGTGCTCGGCCAACCCGACACCGTCGAGGCCGGACGCCGCTACTTCGACTACCTCGGCATCAACTACTACTCGCGCACCGCAGTCTCCAAGCTCGACGACGGCACCTTCCCGGGTGCGCCGATCAACGACCTGGGCTGGGAGATCTACCCCGACGGACTGGTGCAGTGCGTGCGCGAACTCTCCGCCAAGTACGGCGGTCCGGTCTGGATCACCGAGAACGGCACCTGCGACAACACCGACCCCGAGGCGTTCCGGTGCCGCTTCCTCGCCGAGCAGTTGCAGGCGATGAGCACGGCGAACCTGCCGGTCGAGCGCTACTACCACTGGTGCTTCGTCGACAACTGGGAGTGGAACGAGGGCGACGAGCCACACTTCGGCATCGTCGCGATGGACCGCGACACCGGCGACCGCACGGTGAAGCCGTCCGGGCGGTTGTACGCGGACATCATCGCGCGCCGCGGCCTCACCCGCGCGGCGTACGAGGAGTACGTCGCGCCCAGCAGTACAAGGTGCTCGACGGCGCGCCTGCGTGAACCGGCGCACCCGCTCGGGTTATCGTTCCTGCGAGCCGAACATGTGTGCGAGGAGCGACGAGTGCGAGTACTGGGTGTCGACCCGGGTCTGACCCGCTGCGGCATCGGCGTCGTCGAGGGTGGCATCGGTCAGCCCGTGCGGCTCGTGGCCGTCGGGGTGATCCGCACCCCCGTCGCCGACGACCCTGCGGAACGATTGCTCACCCTGCAGACCGAGATCGACCAGTGGATGTCCGACCATCGACCCGACGTGGTCGCCGTCGAGCGGGTCTTCGCCAAGGCCAACATCAAAGGCATCATGGGCACCGCCCAGGCGTCGGCCGTGCCGATGCTCGCCGCAGCCCGCGACGGGTTGCCGCTGGTGATGTACACCCCCACCGAAGTGAAGGCCTCCGTCACCGGCAACGGGCGAGCGGAGAAGGCTCAGGTCATCTCGATGGTGACGCGCATCCTGCGACTCGAGGTCGCACCCAAGCCGGCCGACGCCGCCGACGCACTCGCCCTGGCGATCTGCCACGTCTGGCGCGGCGGCGCACAAGACCGCATCGCGAACGCCGCTGCGGCACAGGCGCGTCCGACCCAATCGCCAAGCACCCGCCGGGCCGAGCAGCCCGCCCGATCCGTCAGCAGGTATGCACGATGA
- a CDS encoding type II toxin-antitoxin system Phd/YefM family antitoxin — translation MSTVSKRELNQQTAAVLAQVNATDDVIVTERGEPRWRVSLVRDDDTPLARLAREGRYTPPSNEPVAWPDRPGGPRYTEHEAAALLDELRGDH, via the coding sequence GTGTCCACCGTGAGCAAGCGAGAGCTGAACCAGCAGACCGCAGCCGTCCTCGCACAGGTCAACGCGACGGACGACGTCATCGTGACCGAACGCGGCGAGCCGCGGTGGCGGGTGAGCCTCGTGCGCGACGACGACACCCCACTGGCCCGCCTGGCGCGCGAGGGCCGCTACACCCCGCCGTCCAACGAACCGGTTGCCTGGCCCGACCGGCCCGGCGGCCCGCGCTACACCGAACACGAGGCCGCGGCACTCCTGGACGAGTTGCGGGGCGACCACTGA
- the ruvB gene encoding Holliday junction branch migration DNA helicase RuvB translates to MSDYDDDSYEATARIVDPGGAPDERHFEAALRPRRLAEFPGQPRVSEQLGLVLAAAKRRGTTPDHVLLSGPPGLGKTSLAMIIAAELEQPIRITSGPAIQHAGDLAAILSSLAEGEVLFLDEIHRMARAAEEMLYLAMEDFRVDVIVGKGPGATAIPLELPPFTVVGATTRAGLLPAPLRDRFGFTGHLDFYSADDLAAILHRSAGLLGVEATRQGIAEIAGRSRGTPRIANRLLRRVRDYAQIHGAEVVDQPSAKAALELFDVDAKGLDRLDRGVLETLCRRFAGGPVGLTTLAVAVGEEPDTVETVAEPYLVREGYLLRTPRGRTATPQAWQHLGLTPPASDGQDGGTWAQQLSLPDGEGRFSD, encoded by the coding sequence ATGAGTGACTACGACGACGACTCCTACGAGGCCACCGCCCGCATCGTCGACCCGGGCGGCGCCCCCGACGAACGCCACTTCGAGGCCGCACTGCGACCGCGCCGCCTGGCGGAGTTTCCGGGGCAGCCGCGGGTGAGCGAGCAACTCGGCCTCGTGCTGGCTGCTGCCAAGCGGCGGGGCACGACCCCCGACCACGTGCTGCTGTCGGGTCCGCCCGGCCTCGGCAAGACCAGCCTGGCGATGATCATCGCCGCCGAACTCGAGCAGCCGATCCGCATCACCAGCGGCCCGGCGATCCAGCACGCGGGCGACCTCGCAGCGATCCTGTCGTCGTTGGCCGAGGGGGAGGTGCTCTTCCTCGACGAGATCCACCGCATGGCGCGGGCCGCCGAGGAGATGCTCTACCTGGCGATGGAGGACTTCCGGGTCGACGTGATCGTCGGCAAGGGTCCCGGAGCCACCGCGATCCCGTTGGAGCTGCCGCCGTTCACCGTCGTCGGCGCGACCACCCGCGCCGGCCTGCTACCCGCCCCGCTGCGCGACCGGTTCGGCTTCACCGGCCACCTCGACTTCTACTCCGCCGACGACCTCGCCGCGATCCTGCACCGCAGTGCGGGCCTGCTCGGGGTCGAGGCCACCCGGCAGGGCATCGCCGAGATCGCCGGACGCTCGCGCGGCACGCCGCGCATCGCCAACCGGTTGCTGCGCCGGGTGCGCGACTACGCCCAGATCCACGGCGCCGAAGTGGTCGACCAGCCGTCGGCGAAGGCCGCCCTCGAACTCTTCGACGTCGACGCCAAGGGTCTCGACCGGCTCGACCGCGGAGTGTTGGAGACCCTCTGCCGACGATTTGCCGGCGGACCGGTCGGCCTCACCACCCTCGCCGTCGCGGTCGGGGAGGAGCCCGACACCGTCGAGACGGTCGCCGAGCCCTACCTGGTGCGGGAGGGCTATCTGCTGCGCACCCCGCGCGGCCGCACCGCGACACCGCAGGCGTGGCAGCACCTCGGTCTTACCCCGCCGGCCTCCGACGGCCAGGACGGCGGAACCTGGGCGCAGCAGTTGTCGTTACCCGACGGTGAAGGTCGCTTCTCGGATTGA
- the pdxS gene encoding pyridoxal 5'-phosphate synthase lyase subunit PdxS, translated as MTGSADTATPQSTTQTSRTGTARVKRGMAEMLKGGVIMDVVTPEQAKIAEDAGAVAVMALERVPADIRAQGGVSRMSDPDMIDGIIEAVSIPVMAKARIGHFVEAQVLQSLGVDYIDESEVLTPADYANHIDKWQFTVPFVCGATNLGEALRRITEGAAMIRSKGEAGTGDVSNATTHMRSIRQEIRRLQNLPEDELFVAAKELQAPYELVKEVAELGKLPVVLFTAGGIATPADAAMMMQLGAEGVFVGSGIFKSGNPAERAAAIVKATTFYDDPDVIAKVSRGLGEAMIGINVDEIPQPHRLAERGW; from the coding sequence TGGCCGAGATGCTGAAGGGCGGCGTGATCATGGACGTCGTCACCCCCGAACAGGCGAAGATCGCCGAGGACGCCGGCGCGGTCGCGGTCATGGCGTTGGAGCGGGTGCCGGCGGACATCCGTGCCCAGGGCGGCGTCTCGCGGATGAGCGACCCCGACATGATCGACGGCATCATCGAAGCCGTGTCGATCCCGGTCATGGCGAAGGCTCGCATCGGTCACTTCGTCGAGGCGCAGGTGCTGCAGAGCCTCGGTGTCGACTACATCGACGAGTCCGAGGTGCTCACCCCGGCCGACTACGCCAACCACATCGACAAGTGGCAGTTCACGGTGCCGTTCGTGTGCGGCGCGACCAATCTCGGCGAAGCTCTTCGTCGCATCACCGAGGGCGCGGCGATGATCCGCTCCAAGGGCGAGGCCGGCACCGGCGATGTCTCCAACGCCACCACGCACATGCGCTCGATCCGTCAGGAGATCCGCCGGCTGCAGAACCTGCCCGAGGACGAACTGTTCGTGGCGGCAAAGGAGTTGCAGGCGCCGTACGAGCTCGTCAAGGAGGTGGCCGAACTCGGCAAGCTGCCGGTCGTGCTGTTCACCGCCGGTGGCATCGCCACCCCGGCCGACGCCGCGATGATGATGCAGCTCGGCGCCGAGGGCGTGTTCGTCGGTTCGGGAATCTTCAAGAGCGGCAACCCGGCCGAGCGGGCGGCCGCGATCGTCAAGGCCACCACGTTCTACGACGATCCGGACGTGATCGCGAAGGTCTCGCGCGGGTTGGGCGAGGCGATGATCGGCATCAACGTCGACGAGATTCCACAGCCGCACCGGCTCGCCGAGCGCGGTTGGTAA
- a CDS encoding YebC/PmpR family DNA-binding transcriptional regulator, which produces MSGHSKWATTKHKKAAIDAKRGKLFAKLIKNIEVAARQGGGDPAGNPTLYDAIQKAKKSSVPNDNIDRAVKRGSGAEAGGAEYMNLMYEGYAPGGVALLIECLTDNKNRAVAEVRTALQKNGGSMADSGSVAFQFQRKGVVIVPKGDKTEDDLLEIVLDAGAEEINDLGESFEIVSEAGDFVAVREALQAADVDYDSAESSWLPTVEVPLDKEGAKKMFRVIEALEDSDDVQNVFANGDVSDEVLAELDEED; this is translated from the coding sequence ATGAGCGGTCACTCCAAATGGGCGACGACCAAGCACAAGAAGGCTGCGATCGACGCCAAGCGGGGCAAGCTCTTCGCGAAGCTCATCAAGAACATCGAGGTCGCGGCGCGGCAGGGCGGCGGCGACCCGGCCGGTAACCCGACCCTCTACGACGCCATCCAGAAGGCCAAGAAGTCGTCGGTGCCCAACGACAACATCGACCGCGCGGTCAAGCGCGGCTCGGGTGCCGAGGCGGGCGGCGCCGAGTACATGAACCTCATGTACGAGGGCTACGCCCCCGGCGGTGTCGCGCTGCTCATCGAGTGCCTCACCGACAACAAGAACCGCGCCGTCGCCGAGGTGCGCACCGCACTGCAGAAGAACGGCGGCTCGATGGCCGACTCCGGTTCGGTCGCGTTCCAGTTCCAGCGCAAGGGCGTTGTCATCGTGCCCAAGGGGGACAAGACCGAGGACGACCTGCTCGAGATCGTGCTCGACGCCGGCGCCGAGGAGATCAATGACCTCGGCGAGAGCTTCGAGATCGTCTCCGAGGCCGGCGATTTCGTCGCCGTGCGTGAGGCTCTGCAGGCCGCCGACGTCGACTACGACTCGGCCGAGTCGTCGTGGCTGCCGACCGTCGAGGTGCCGCTCGACAAGGAGGGCGCCAAGAAGATGTTCCGGGTCATCGAGGCCCTCGAGGACTCCGACGACGTGCAGAACGTCTTCGCCAACGGCGACGTCTCCGACGAGGTGCTCGCCGAACTCGACGAAGAGGACTGA
- the secF gene encoding protein translocase subunit SecF, with amino-acid sequence MSFAQFGNDLYTGRRQFDFVGRRRTWYAISIVLLVVAALGLLGRGINLSLEFKGGSELRVQGVTQMNNYEQRATDTVRKVTGSDDPISVTKLGTNQIRIQAKKLGDNSAATTDKVSQALATEFGVPTASVDSSYIGPSWGKTVTNKALIALVVFLVLVSVVLALYFRTWAMAFSALVALLHDLAFTVGIYALTGFEVSPATMIGFLTILGYSIYDTVVVFDKVRENAAEAFATGRRSYGQAANYAVNQTLVRSINTSVVALLPILSLLVVGFTLLGPGTLLDLALVLFVGIAVGTYSSIFIATPLLVSLRNREPAVQELARRAKQYQELTASDETGTAQSSSGVVDPDREKVLAEARAERAANKRELHPWATKDAE; translated from the coding sequence ATGAGCTTCGCGCAATTCGGTAACGACCTCTACACCGGTCGCCGTCAGTTCGACTTCGTCGGACGCCGGCGCACCTGGTACGCCATCTCGATCGTGCTGCTGGTGGTCGCCGCCCTCGGCCTCCTCGGCCGCGGAATCAACCTCAGCCTCGAGTTCAAGGGTGGTTCGGAGCTGCGGGTGCAGGGCGTCACCCAGATGAACAACTACGAGCAGCGGGCCACGGACACCGTCCGCAAGGTCACCGGCAGTGACGACCCGATCAGTGTCACCAAGCTCGGCACCAACCAGATCCGCATCCAGGCCAAGAAACTCGGCGACAACTCCGCCGCGACCACCGACAAGGTGTCGCAGGCGTTGGCGACCGAGTTCGGGGTGCCGACGGCCTCGGTCGACAGTTCCTACATCGGTCCGTCATGGGGCAAGACCGTCACCAACAAGGCGCTGATTGCGCTGGTGGTCTTCCTCGTGCTCGTGTCGGTGGTGCTGGCGCTCTACTTCCGCACCTGGGCGATGGCGTTCTCCGCCCTCGTCGCCCTGCTGCACGACCTCGCGTTCACGGTCGGCATCTACGCCCTCACCGGCTTCGAGGTCTCGCCGGCCACCATGATCGGCTTCCTGACCATCCTCGGTTACTCGATCTACGACACCGTGGTGGTGTTCGACAAAGTGCGTGAGAACGCGGCCGAGGCGTTCGCCACCGGACGCCGGTCGTACGGCCAGGCGGCCAACTACGCGGTCAACCAGACGCTGGTGCGATCGATCAACACCTCCGTCGTCGCGCTGCTGCCGATCCTGTCGCTGCTGGTCGTCGGTTTCACGCTGCTCGGCCCCGGCACGCTGCTCGACCTCGCGCTCGTGCTCTTCGTCGGTATCGCCGTCGGCACCTACTCCTCGATCTTCATCGCGACGCCGCTGCTGGTCTCGCTGCGCAACCGTGAACCGGCGGTGCAGGAACTCGCGCGCCGCGCGAAGCAGTACCAGGAGCTCACCGCGTCGGACGAGACCGGCACCGCCCAGTCGTCCTCCGGTGTGGTCGACCCCGACCGGGAGAAGGTACTCGCCGAGGCGCGCGCCGAGCGGGCCGCGAACAAGCGCGAGTTGCACCCCTGGGCGACCAAGGACGCCGAATGA
- the ruvA gene encoding Holliday junction branch migration protein RuvA produces the protein MIASVRGTVLSIGLDHVVVEVGGVGMLVHTTPSGASSARTGQEATFFTTLVVREDSLTLFGFADDAERRLFELVQTVSGVGPRLALAMLAVHAPDALRAAIAGGDVPTLVKVPGIGKKGAERIVLELKDKVGALPGGATPVSEAPSAPAADETQQQVVDALTGLGWSTKQAQDAVAKVAKADDAPTQVADLLRATLRSLGR, from the coding sequence ATGATTGCCTCCGTCCGTGGCACCGTCCTGTCCATCGGTCTCGACCATGTCGTCGTCGAGGTCGGGGGAGTGGGGATGCTCGTGCACACCACCCCATCCGGCGCGTCGTCGGCCCGCACCGGTCAGGAAGCCACCTTCTTCACCACCCTCGTCGTGCGCGAAGACTCCTTGACGTTGTTCGGTTTCGCTGACGACGCCGAGCGCCGCTTGTTCGAGTTGGTGCAGACGGTCAGCGGGGTGGGGCCGCGATTGGCGCTGGCGATGCTCGCCGTGCACGCACCCGACGCGCTGCGTGCGGCGATCGCCGGCGGCGACGTGCCGACCCTCGTCAAGGTGCCCGGCATCGGCAAGAAGGGTGCCGAGCGCATCGTGCTCGAACTCAAGGACAAGGTCGGCGCGTTACCGGGCGGAGCCACGCCGGTGAGCGAAGCGCCGTCGGCGCCGGCCGCCGACGAGACCCAGCAGCAGGTCGTCGACGCCCTCACCGGCCTCGGCTGGTCGACCAAGCAGGCACAGGACGCCGTCGCCAAGGTGGCCAAGGCCGACGACGCCCCCACCCAGGTCGCCGACCTGTTGCGGGCGACGCTGCGTAGCCTCGGCAGGTGA
- a CDS encoding PIN domain-containing protein, which yields MAGSLVYLDSSVALRTILDVPERRRLQDWMQATQATFVSSRLLHTEVIRVLRRDDRALTDGRPLLDRVGLLDMPRETHSIAESIERHVKTLDALHLATALLIGEPVLVATHDSVMKKVAEQLGLTVVDPV from the coding sequence ATGGCGGGCTCGCTGGTCTACCTCGACTCCTCCGTCGCACTACGAACGATCCTCGACGTGCCGGAACGGCGACGCCTACAGGACTGGATGCAGGCGACCCAAGCGACCTTCGTCTCGTCCCGACTGCTCCACACCGAGGTCATCAGGGTGTTACGGCGCGACGATCGCGCCCTGACCGACGGCCGCCCACTTCTCGACCGAGTCGGCCTGCTCGACATGCCCCGCGAGACACATTCGATCGCGGAGTCCATCGAACGGCACGTCAAGACACTGGATGCCTTGCACCTCGCCACCGCGCTGCTGATCGGTGAACCCGTGCTGGTCGCCACCCACGACAGCGTGATGAAGAAGGTCGCCGAGCAGCTCGGATTGACAGTCGTCGACCCCGTCTGA